A single Arachidicoccus sp. BS20 DNA region contains:
- a CDS encoding Fic family protein: MAKYIYEYKNWTNFSWKDKAINTIFGEVRLMQGKIIGQMNMLGFSAKEEATLTALTLDVVKSSEIEGELLNYDQVRSSIARRLGINTAGLVPSSRHIEGVVEMMLDATQRYILPLTEKRLFGWHAALFPTGYSGPYPIEVGKYRTGKMQVVSGAMGKEKVHYEAVKPELVKKEMDKFLDWFNNDNSLDPVLKAAIAHFWFIIIHPFDDGNGRIGRAITDMLLARAEGSGERFYSMSSQILAERKRYYEILQKEQHSPGDITEWLDWFLHCLKNAMVATENTTQRILGKAEFWKLNEHTPVNERQRLMINKLLDGFEGKLQTSKWAKITKTSTDTALRDIKDLIEKGILQQTAEGGRNANYELVDFKFD, from the coding sequence ATTAATACCATCTTCGGCGAGGTTCGGTTAATGCAAGGTAAAATAATAGGGCAAATGAATATGCTGGGCTTTTCTGCTAAAGAAGAAGCCACACTTACAGCTTTAACTTTAGACGTGGTAAAATCATCGGAAATAGAGGGTGAATTACTCAATTATGACCAGGTACGTTCCTCTATTGCAAGACGTTTGGGCATCAATACCGCAGGTCTTGTTCCGAGTAGCCGCCACATAGAAGGCGTGGTAGAAATGATGCTTGATGCCACACAACGTTATATACTACCACTTACCGAAAAAAGGTTATTTGGCTGGCATGCGGCACTTTTCCCCACAGGATATAGTGGACCTTATCCAATAGAAGTAGGCAAATACCGTACAGGTAAAATGCAAGTGGTTTCCGGTGCAATGGGAAAAGAAAAAGTACATTACGAAGCTGTTAAACCTGAATTAGTAAAAAAGGAAATGGACAAGTTTTTGGATTGGTTTAATAATGACAATAGTCTTGACCCTGTATTGAAAGCCGCCATAGCACATTTTTGGTTTATTATCATTCATCCCTTTGATGACGGGAACGGCAGAATTGGAAGAGCGATAACCGATATGTTGCTTGCCCGTGCCGAAGGCAGCGGAGAAAGATTTTATAGTATGTCAAGCCAAATACTGGCTGAGCGTAAACGCTATTACGAAATTCTGCAAAAAGAGCAACACAGTCCCGGCGATATTACCGAATGGCTCGACTGGTTTTTACATTGCCTCAAAAACGCAATGGTTGCGACAGAAAATACCACACAAAGAATATTAGGTAAAGCAGAGTTCTGGAAATTGAATGAACATACGCCTGTCAATGAGCGCCAGCGTTTAATGATTAATAAACTCTTAGACGGATTTGAAGGTAAGCTACAAACTTCGAAATGGGCAAAAATCACAAAGACCTCAACCGACACCGCTCTCCGGGATATTAAAGACTTAATCGAAAAAGGAATCTTACAACAAACAGCCGAAGGCGGACGAAATGCCAACTACGAATTAGTAGATTTTAAATTTGATTAA
- a CDS encoding helix-turn-helix domain-containing protein encodes MSNKKQVVLPKYSILLKQMGENIKLARRRRKLTAVQIAERAGIARSTLNLVEKGEPSVAMGAYFNVLRVLGLQNDIVKLAGDDDFGRKLQDLELLK; translated from the coding sequence ATGTCAAACAAGAAACAAGTTGTTCTTCCTAAATATAGTATTTTACTTAAGCAAATGGGCGAAAACATAAAGCTGGCACGCAGGCGGCGTAAGCTTACCGCTGTACAAATAGCAGAACGAGCAGGCATTGCCCGTTCTACGTTAAATCTCGTAGAAAAGGGAGAGCCAAGTGTGGCTATGGGCGCTTACTTCAATGTTTTGCGCGTATTGGGCTTGCAGAACGATATCGTTAAACTCGCCGGAGATGATGATTTCGGAAGAAAGCTGCAAGACCTCGAATTATTAAAATAA
- a CDS encoding type II toxin-antitoxin system HipA family toxin: MATGKTSIYVFAHWKGMPEPKLIGTLSAQAAKGKKAFSFEYDKSWIKSEQQRLLDPDIQFFSGMQYPNNKENFGIFLDSMPDTWGRTLMKRKAAQAAKENNEKPPVLYDIDFLLGVYDETRMGALRFKTAMEGVFLDDNANNAVPPISSVRELQYAAEQFEADKSNEEIRQWLNILIAPGSSLGGARPKANVKDEKKQLWIAKFPSKNDTVDKAAWEFLAYELARKAGINMSLCRIEKIKGRHHTFFTKRFDRDKETRIHFASAMTMTGNNEDTIRDNPTSYLDIADFIQTHGVNVNENLHQLWRRIVFNIAISNTDDHLRNHGFILTETGWILSPAYDLNPSTDKHGLALNIDTDNNALDFDLAKSVGAFFRLSDIQMDTIIKEVTSSVKNWRILADKIGISKREQELMQPAFNV, from the coding sequence ATGGCAACAGGTAAAACCAGCATATATGTATTTGCACACTGGAAAGGAATGCCCGAGCCTAAACTAATAGGCACTTTAAGCGCACAAGCAGCTAAAGGAAAAAAGGCGTTCAGCTTTGAGTATGATAAAAGCTGGATTAAATCAGAACAGCAAAGATTGTTAGACCCCGATATTCAGTTTTTTTCAGGAATGCAATACCCTAATAATAAAGAGAATTTCGGAATATTTCTGGACAGTATGCCGGATACATGGGGACGGACTTTAATGAAACGCAAAGCGGCTCAGGCAGCAAAGGAAAACAATGAAAAGCCGCCTGTTTTATATGACATCGATTTTTTATTAGGTGTGTATGACGAAACGCGCATGGGTGCTTTACGTTTCAAAACAGCTATGGAAGGCGTATTTTTAGACGATAACGCCAATAACGCTGTTCCACCGATTTCTTCCGTCAGAGAGCTGCAATATGCTGCAGAACAATTTGAAGCAGATAAGAGCAATGAGGAGATAAGGCAATGGCTTAATATTCTGATTGCACCCGGTTCATCGCTTGGCGGCGCTCGCCCGAAAGCCAATGTAAAAGACGAAAAGAAGCAATTATGGATTGCCAAGTTCCCTTCAAAAAATGATACGGTGGATAAAGCTGCATGGGAGTTTCTGGCTTATGAATTAGCGCGCAAAGCCGGCATAAATATGTCTTTGTGCAGGATAGAAAAAATAAAAGGAAGACATCATACTTTTTTTACAAAACGATTTGACAGAGATAAAGAAACAAGAATACATTTTGCTTCTGCAATGACCATGACAGGAAATAATGAAGATACCATTCGTGACAATCCCACAAGCTATTTAGATATTGCAGATTTTATACAAACACATGGAGTAAACGTGAATGAAAATCTGCACCAACTTTGGAGAAGAATTGTTTTTAATATTGCCATTTCCAATACGGACGACCATTTGCGCAATCATGGTTTTATACTGACTGAAACAGGATGGATATTATCACCTGCTTATGACTTAAACCCATCAACGGATAAACATGGTTTGGCTTTGAATATTGATACGGACAACAATGCACTGGATTTTGATTTGGCAAAAAGTGTTGGCGCATTTTTCAGACTATCAGATATTCAGATGGATACAATTATCAAAGAAGTAACCAGCTCCGTAAAAAACTGGAGAATATTGGCAGATAAAATAGGCATATCAAAAAGAGAACAGGAATTAATGCAACCTGCATTCAATGTCTAA